The following are from one region of the Stanieria cyanosphaera PCC 7437 genome:
- a CDS encoding Maf family protein, with amino-acid sequence MSVPVFVLASASPARKKLLQLAGIEPIVCSSNFDESQIQSEDAIELVETLAKCKAETVVNQFSDALILGCDSVLEIAGNIYGKPESPQDAIARWQIMRGKVGILYTGHALLDLRQNQQLVSCGITKVYFANLSGREIAAYVASGEPLKCAGSFALEGKGGLFVEKIEGCHSNVIGLSLPLLAQMLAQLGYSVTDFWQS; translated from the coding sequence GTGAGTGTACCAGTTTTTGTTTTAGCGTCAGCTTCTCCTGCCCGAAAAAAATTGTTGCAATTAGCAGGAATAGAACCCATAGTTTGCAGTAGTAATTTTGACGAATCTCAAATACAGTCTGAAGATGCAATTGAATTAGTCGAGACTTTGGCTAAGTGCAAAGCTGAAACTGTGGTAAATCAATTTTCTGATGCTTTAATTTTGGGCTGTGATTCTGTGTTAGAAATAGCAGGAAACATTTATGGCAAACCAGAATCTCCCCAAGACGCGATCGCTCGATGGCAAATTATGCGCGGTAAAGTAGGAATATTGTATACAGGTCATGCTTTACTAGATTTAAGACAAAATCAACAACTGGTTAGTTGTGGCATTACAAAAGTTTATTTTGCTAACCTTAGCGGTCGCGAAATAGCAGCTTATGTTGCTAGTGGAGAACCGCTTAAATGTGCAGGTAGTTTTGCTTTAGAAGGAAAAGGCGGATTGTTTGTTGAGAAAATTGAAGGCTGTCATAGTAATGTGATTGGTTTGAGTTTGCCTTTGTTGGCGCAAATGTTGGCACAATTAGGTTATAGTGTCACCGATTTTTGGCAAAGTTAA
- a CDS encoding SWIM zinc finger family protein, whose product MELANRQWWVERWLELLDSYRFKKRLERGRNYAREGNVLSIEFVGSQVLAKVQGSEAQPYQVSLSLASFTDEDWSFITQTMSEKAIFSAQLLAGEMPANIEDVFTANGLSLFPFSLTEIRSRCSCPDKANPCKHIAAVYYQLSDRFSEDPFVLFQLRGRTKTEILDTLRQLRSNKVNSESNTSSLDSTSDVIATEKSSQSTKTKTSENTDLKNFWQYNEPLEPSLVVITPPTEGKIILDLLGEIPLATADAEALKQYLIQVYQTTSQQAIMTALNRD is encoded by the coding sequence ATGGAATTAGCAAACCGTCAATGGTGGGTAGAACGTTGGTTGGAATTACTTGATTCTTATCGTTTTAAAAAACGTCTCGAACGAGGTAGAAACTACGCCAGAGAAGGTAATGTTCTCAGTATTGAGTTTGTGGGTTCACAAGTATTAGCCAAAGTGCAAGGAAGTGAAGCCCAACCTTATCAAGTATCATTGTCCCTAGCTTCTTTTACTGATGAAGATTGGAGTTTTATTACTCAAACAATGTCTGAAAAAGCAATTTTTTCGGCTCAATTATTAGCTGGAGAAATGCCTGCCAATATTGAAGATGTCTTTACGGCAAATGGTTTGAGTTTATTTCCTTTTTCTTTAACCGAAATTCGTTCCCGTTGTAGTTGTCCTGATAAAGCTAATCCCTGTAAACATATTGCTGCTGTTTATTATCAATTGAGCGATCGCTTTAGTGAAGATCCTTTTGTTTTATTTCAACTGCGAGGACGTACTAAAACTGAAATTTTGGATACACTTCGGCAATTACGTAGCAATAAAGTTAATTCTGAATCAAACACTTCTTCATTAGACTCAACCTCAGATGTAATTGCGACAGAAAAGTCATCTCAATCAACCAAAACAAAAACTTCAGAAAACACTGATTTAAAAAATTTTTGGCAATATAACGAGCCTTTAGAACCCTCTTTAGTAGTTATTACTCCTCCTACTGAAGGTAAAATTATTTTGGATTTGTTAGGAGAAATTCCTTTAGCTACTGCTGATGCCGAAGCTTTGAAACAATATTTAATTCAGGTTTATCAAACTACTTCCCAACAGGCAATTATGACGGCTTTAAATCGAGATTGA
- a CDS encoding rhomboid family intramembrane serine protease — protein sequence MIPLNDDNPSYTTPVVVYVLIGINIAVFIHQVSLGSQLNDFFQLYAVIPRQLSASFAGSPSNQPVPEYLTLITSQFLHGGLAHIGFNMLFLWIFGNNIEDSLGHFKFLLFYLGCGILAGLTHWFFDMNSITPTVGASGAIAGVMGAYILKYPKAQILTLLPLGFFITTVRIPAVFFLGFWFVQQAFSSVASLGLPENTAGVAYWAHAGGFIFGAILGPLLGLFSDRSRPR from the coding sequence ATGATACCTTTAAATGATGATAATCCAAGCTACACAACGCCAGTAGTTGTCTACGTATTAATTGGCATAAATATTGCAGTTTTTATCCACCAAGTGTCTTTGGGTTCTCAATTAAATGATTTTTTTCAGCTTTATGCTGTTATTCCTAGACAATTAAGTGCGAGTTTTGCTGGTTCTCCTTCTAACCAACCTGTACCAGAATATTTAACCCTGATTACTTCTCAATTTTTGCATGGTGGTTTGGCTCATATCGGCTTTAATATGCTATTTCTTTGGATTTTTGGCAATAATATTGAAGATTCTTTGGGACATTTCAAGTTTTTGCTTTTTTATTTGGGTTGTGGTATTTTAGCTGGTTTAACTCATTGGTTTTTTGATATGAATTCTATTACTCCTACGGTTGGTGCAAGTGGTGCGATCGCAGGTGTGATGGGAGCATATATTTTAAAATATCCCAAAGCGCAAATTTTGACTTTACTTCCTTTAGGTTTTTTTATTACTACAGTTAGAATTCCTGCGGTATTTTTTCTGGGTTTTTGGTTTGTTCAACAAGCTTTTAGTAGTGTTGCTTCTTTAGGATTACCAGAGAATACTGCTGGGGTGGCTTATTGGGCGCACGCAGGGGGGTTTATTTTTGGGGCGATTTTGGGGCCTCTATTAGGTTTGTTTAGCGATCGCTCTCGACCTCGTTAA
- the queA gene encoding tRNA preQ1(34) S-adenosylmethionine ribosyltransferase-isomerase QueA — MNLDKLLSSYGYELPSELIAQTPAVPRDSSRLLVVNSPTTQFHSRFSELIDWLLPGDLLVLNNTQVIPARLYGHKATGAPVEILLLEEKKNNCWLALVKPGKRFKLGTEIYFDSVDKSVTKEAEFKAQVIERDEATGGRILQFFCPEGRSFWQMLEEFGQIPLPPYINPDSFPSEPSNSLSLSSQYQTIFAQQPGAIAAPTAGLHFTEELLQKLQAKGINQAYLTLHVGVGTFRPVEVENITDHVMHQEWIELPLATVEQINATKARGGRIIAVGTTVVRALETAAKASQNQTLKPFRGKSDLFIYPGYRWQIVDGLITNFHLPYSSLLMLVSALIGRERLLALYDEAIAKQYRFYSFGDAMLILPEAKLG; from the coding sequence ATGAATCTAGATAAATTGCTTTCTAGCTATGGCTACGAACTACCTTCAGAATTAATTGCTCAAACTCCAGCCGTCCCAAGGGATAGTTCCCGTTTATTAGTAGTGAATTCACCTACTACCCAATTTCACAGTCGTTTTTCTGAGCTAATTGATTGGTTATTACCAGGTGATCTATTAGTTCTCAACAATACTCAGGTGATTCCGGCACGTTTATATGGTCATAAGGCTACAGGCGCACCTGTGGAAATTTTACTTTTAGAAGAGAAAAAAAACAATTGCTGGTTAGCTTTGGTGAAACCAGGAAAACGTTTTAAGTTGGGAACAGAAATTTATTTTGATTCAGTTGACAAGAGTGTAACTAAGGAAGCAGAATTTAAAGCTCAAGTAATCGAGCGAGATGAAGCGACAGGAGGAAGAATTCTACAATTTTTTTGTCCTGAAGGTAGATCTTTTTGGCAGATGTTAGAGGAGTTTGGGCAAATTCCTTTGCCTCCCTATATTAATCCTGATTCTTTTCCATCAGAACCTTCAAATTCGTTATCGCTGTCTTCACAATATCAAACTATCTTTGCTCAACAACCAGGAGCGATCGCAGCACCAACGGCAGGATTGCACTTTACTGAAGAATTATTGCAAAAATTACAAGCTAAAGGTATCAATCAAGCTTATTTAACTCTTCATGTAGGAGTAGGGACATTTCGCCCTGTGGAGGTAGAAAATATTACCGATCATGTGATGCATCAAGAATGGATTGAATTGCCATTAGCAACTGTCGAGCAAATTAACGCTACTAAAGCTAGAGGTGGAAGAATCATTGCTGTAGGAACAACTGTAGTTCGCGCTTTAGAAACTGCTGCCAAAGCTTCTCAAAATCAAACATTAAAGCCGTTTCGTGGTAAAAGCGATCTGTTTATTTATCCTGGTTATCGTTGGCAAATTGTTGATGGTTTAATTACTAATTTTCATCTACCTTATTCTAGTTTGTTGATGTTAGTTAGTGCTTTGATTGGTAGAGAACGTTTACTAGCTTTGTATGATGAAGCGATCGCAAAACAATACCGTTTTTATTCTTTTGGTGATGCCATGTTAATTTTGCCTGAAGCTAAACTAGGTTAA